Proteins encoded in a region of the Perca fluviatilis chromosome 8, GENO_Pfluv_1.0, whole genome shotgun sequence genome:
- the sigirr gene encoding single Ig IL-1-related receptor isoform X2, with protein sequence MAVILVAFILAFTGKWDKTSLAVAQTCVNESGFKEEVLYVEQQGPPYRLKCPLEPESSPQPKLTWQKDCHQLPTQEGKDYLEFASLGLQDQGNYTCMQQGNSTASFTVRLIVKESQCSKVPEFKPNGRPDSLYRNVGSSVTLNCTALLWDPREEHCDTTLQWSKDGQPLTNQTNYTQNTSSWSPVAGQLMVNSLLVISLREPDDFGLYSCTVRNISFDFSLPYSTGPNHTAAVIAAIFLLLLLAVAAIVYCRCHLNIKLWYKNVHAECYGDNELNDGKLYDAYISYVNNDHDRKFVNFILKPHLENKNAHKLHLNDNDILPGSEPSAELLMNISRSRRLIVLLSYAYLEQDWCSNNFRQGLLHLLELCQHERPILIMLEGQSKRMSPEIKQLLSEHQHRLTILTWRHNSVTPSSVFWKELALAMPRRVVYRSESAGDPQTLLQDDKDPMLTLDSNYLDCRSDTDPAGDLGLRLPVYKALAFKAPVLPAAPITVAEPKSSEIDVSDLGLRNYGARSDFYCLVTEEDI encoded by the exons ATGGCCGTGATTTTAGTCGCTTTCATATTGGCGTTCACCGGGAAATGGGACAAGACTTCCCTTGCAGTCG CTCAGACTTGTGTGAATGAGAGCGGGTTTAAGGAGGAGGTTCTCTATGTGGAGCAGCAGGGGCCTCCATATCGGCTGAAATGCCCTCTGGAGCCCGAGAGCTCCCCCCAGCCCAAGCTGACCTGGCAGAAGGACTGCCACCAACTCCCCACCCAGGAAGGGAAGGACTACCTGGAGTTTGCCAGCCTCGGCTTGCAAGATCAAGGGAATTACACCTGTATGCAACAGGGCAACAGCACAGCCTCATTCACTGTACGTCTCATAGTGAAAG AGTCCCAGTGCTCCAAAGTCCCAGAATTTAAACCAAATGGGAGACCAGACAGTCTCTATAGGAATGTGGGATCCTCTGTGACGCTAAACTGCACTGCTCTCCTCTGGGACCCAAGAGAAGAGCACTGTGACACCACGCTGCAGTGGAGTAAAGATGGCCAACCCCTCACCAATCAAACAAATTACACGCAGAACACCTCCTCATG GTCTCCTGTTGCTGGCCAACTGATGGTAAACAGTCTGCTGGTGATCAGCCTCAGAGAGCCGGATGATTTTGGGCTCTACAGCTGCACAGTGAGGAACATTTCCTTTGACTTCAGCCTGCCGTATTCAA CGGGCCCCAACCACACAGCTGCTGTTATTGCAgccatcttcctcctcctcctcctggccGTAGCTGCTATTGTGTACTGCAGGTGTCACCTGAACATCAAACTCTGGTACAAGAATGTCCACGCAGAATGTTACGGAGACAATGAACTCAATG ATGGCAAATTATATGATGCCTATATCTCCTATGTGAACAATGATCATGACAGGAAGTTTGTCAACTTTATTCTCAAACCTCACCTGGAGAATAAAAATGCGCACAAGCTGCACCTTAATGACAACGATATCCTACCTGGCTCAG AACCTTCTGCAGAGCTGCTAATGAACATTAGTCGCTCTCGGCGTCTGATCGTGCTGCTCTCTTATGCTTACCTTGAGCAGGACTGGTGTTCCAATAACTTCAG acaGGGCCTTCTGCACTTGTTGGAGTTGTGTCAGCACGAGCGGCCCATCCTCATCATGTTGGAAGGTCAGTCCAAACGCATGAGCCCTGAGATCAAGCAGCTGCTCAGTGAGCACCAGCACCGTCTCACCATACTCACCTGGAGGCACAATTCTGTG ACTCCTTCCTCAGTCTTTTGGAAGGAGCTGGCTTTAGCGATGCCTCGCAGAGTCGTCTACCGCAGTGAGTCAGCGGGTGACCCTCAGACTCTGCTACAAGATGACAAGGACCCCATGCTGACCCTCGACTCCAACTACCTGGACTGCCGCTCAGACACTGACCCTGCTGGAGATCTGG gGCTCCGCCTCCCTGTGTACAAGGCTCTGGCCTTTAAAGCTCCAGTCCTCCCTGCTGCTCCCATCACTGTAGCTGAGCCCAAATCCTCTGAAATCGACGTGTCGGATCTGGGACTACGCAACTATGGAGCCCGCTCAGACTTCTACTGCCTGGTCACTGAGGAGGACATTTGA
- the sigirr gene encoding single Ig IL-1-related receptor isoform X3, with protein sequence MKQRKLVAQTCVNESGFKEEVLYVEQQGPPYRLKCPLEPESSPQPKLTWQKDCHQLPTQEGKDYLEFASLGLQDQGNYTCMQQGNSTASFTVRLIVKESQCSKVPEFKPNGRPDSLYRNVGSSVTLNCTALLWDPREEHCDTTLQWSKDGQPLTNQTNYTQNTSSWSPVAGQLMVNSLLVISLREPDDFGLYSCTVRNISFDFSLPYSTGPNHTAAVIAAIFLLLLLAVAAIVYCRCHLNIKLWYKNVHAECYGDNELNDGKLYDAYISYVNNDHDRKFVNFILKPHLENKNAHKLHLNDNDILPGSEPSAELLMNISRSRRLIVLLSYAYLEQDWCSNNFRQGLLHLLELCQHERPILIMLEGQSKRMSPEIKQLLSEHQHRLTILTWRHNSVTPSSVFWKELALAMPRRVVYRSESAGDPQTLLQDDKDPMLTLDSNYLDCRSDTDPAGDLGLRLPVYKALAFKAPVLPAAPITVAEPKSSEIDVSDLGLRNYGARSDFYCLVTEEDI encoded by the exons atgaagcaaAGGAAGCTTGTAG CTCAGACTTGTGTGAATGAGAGCGGGTTTAAGGAGGAGGTTCTCTATGTGGAGCAGCAGGGGCCTCCATATCGGCTGAAATGCCCTCTGGAGCCCGAGAGCTCCCCCCAGCCCAAGCTGACCTGGCAGAAGGACTGCCACCAACTCCCCACCCAGGAAGGGAAGGACTACCTGGAGTTTGCCAGCCTCGGCTTGCAAGATCAAGGGAATTACACCTGTATGCAACAGGGCAACAGCACAGCCTCATTCACTGTACGTCTCATAGTGAAAG AGTCCCAGTGCTCCAAAGTCCCAGAATTTAAACCAAATGGGAGACCAGACAGTCTCTATAGGAATGTGGGATCCTCTGTGACGCTAAACTGCACTGCTCTCCTCTGGGACCCAAGAGAAGAGCACTGTGACACCACGCTGCAGTGGAGTAAAGATGGCCAACCCCTCACCAATCAAACAAATTACACGCAGAACACCTCCTCATG GTCTCCTGTTGCTGGCCAACTGATGGTAAACAGTCTGCTGGTGATCAGCCTCAGAGAGCCGGATGATTTTGGGCTCTACAGCTGCACAGTGAGGAACATTTCCTTTGACTTCAGCCTGCCGTATTCAA CGGGCCCCAACCACACAGCTGCTGTTATTGCAgccatcttcctcctcctcctcctggccGTAGCTGCTATTGTGTACTGCAGGTGTCACCTGAACATCAAACTCTGGTACAAGAATGTCCACGCAGAATGTTACGGAGACAATGAACTCAATG ATGGCAAATTATATGATGCCTATATCTCCTATGTGAACAATGATCATGACAGGAAGTTTGTCAACTTTATTCTCAAACCTCACCTGGAGAATAAAAATGCGCACAAGCTGCACCTTAATGACAACGATATCCTACCTGGCTCAG AACCTTCTGCAGAGCTGCTAATGAACATTAGTCGCTCTCGGCGTCTGATCGTGCTGCTCTCTTATGCTTACCTTGAGCAGGACTGGTGTTCCAATAACTTCAG acaGGGCCTTCTGCACTTGTTGGAGTTGTGTCAGCACGAGCGGCCCATCCTCATCATGTTGGAAGGTCAGTCCAAACGCATGAGCCCTGAGATCAAGCAGCTGCTCAGTGAGCACCAGCACCGTCTCACCATACTCACCTGGAGGCACAATTCTGTG ACTCCTTCCTCAGTCTTTTGGAAGGAGCTGGCTTTAGCGATGCCTCGCAGAGTCGTCTACCGCAGTGAGTCAGCGGGTGACCCTCAGACTCTGCTACAAGATGACAAGGACCCCATGCTGACCCTCGACTCCAACTACCTGGACTGCCGCTCAGACACTGACCCTGCTGGAGATCTGG gGCTCCGCCTCCCTGTGTACAAGGCTCTGGCCTTTAAAGCTCCAGTCCTCCCTGCTGCTCCCATCACTGTAGCTGAGCCCAAATCCTCTGAAATCGACGTGTCGGATCTGGGACTACGCAACTATGGAGCCCGCTCAGACTTCTACTGCCTGGTCACTGAGGAGGACATTTGA
- the sigirr gene encoding single Ig IL-1-related receptor isoform X1 yields MAVILVAFILAFTGKWDKTSLAVVGVSFTGCWMGKLNTRSMHMWSVCTMVYTAQTCVNESGFKEEVLYVEQQGPPYRLKCPLEPESSPQPKLTWQKDCHQLPTQEGKDYLEFASLGLQDQGNYTCMQQGNSTASFTVRLIVKESQCSKVPEFKPNGRPDSLYRNVGSSVTLNCTALLWDPREEHCDTTLQWSKDGQPLTNQTNYTQNTSSWSPVAGQLMVNSLLVISLREPDDFGLYSCTVRNISFDFSLPYSTGPNHTAAVIAAIFLLLLLAVAAIVYCRCHLNIKLWYKNVHAECYGDNELNDGKLYDAYISYVNNDHDRKFVNFILKPHLENKNAHKLHLNDNDILPGSEPSAELLMNISRSRRLIVLLSYAYLEQDWCSNNFRQGLLHLLELCQHERPILIMLEGQSKRMSPEIKQLLSEHQHRLTILTWRHNSVTPSSVFWKELALAMPRRVVYRSESAGDPQTLLQDDKDPMLTLDSNYLDCRSDTDPAGDLGLRLPVYKALAFKAPVLPAAPITVAEPKSSEIDVSDLGLRNYGARSDFYCLVTEEDI; encoded by the exons ATGGCCGTGATTTTAGTCGCTTTCATATTGGCGTTCACCGGGAAATGGGACAAGACTTCCCTTGCAGTCG TCGGAGTCAGTTTTACGGGATGCTGGATGGGTAAACTCAATACCAGGTCAATGCACATGTGGTCAGTGTGCACCATGGTGTATACAG CTCAGACTTGTGTGAATGAGAGCGGGTTTAAGGAGGAGGTTCTCTATGTGGAGCAGCAGGGGCCTCCATATCGGCTGAAATGCCCTCTGGAGCCCGAGAGCTCCCCCCAGCCCAAGCTGACCTGGCAGAAGGACTGCCACCAACTCCCCACCCAGGAAGGGAAGGACTACCTGGAGTTTGCCAGCCTCGGCTTGCAAGATCAAGGGAATTACACCTGTATGCAACAGGGCAACAGCACAGCCTCATTCACTGTACGTCTCATAGTGAAAG AGTCCCAGTGCTCCAAAGTCCCAGAATTTAAACCAAATGGGAGACCAGACAGTCTCTATAGGAATGTGGGATCCTCTGTGACGCTAAACTGCACTGCTCTCCTCTGGGACCCAAGAGAAGAGCACTGTGACACCACGCTGCAGTGGAGTAAAGATGGCCAACCCCTCACCAATCAAACAAATTACACGCAGAACACCTCCTCATG GTCTCCTGTTGCTGGCCAACTGATGGTAAACAGTCTGCTGGTGATCAGCCTCAGAGAGCCGGATGATTTTGGGCTCTACAGCTGCACAGTGAGGAACATTTCCTTTGACTTCAGCCTGCCGTATTCAA CGGGCCCCAACCACACAGCTGCTGTTATTGCAgccatcttcctcctcctcctcctggccGTAGCTGCTATTGTGTACTGCAGGTGTCACCTGAACATCAAACTCTGGTACAAGAATGTCCACGCAGAATGTTACGGAGACAATGAACTCAATG ATGGCAAATTATATGATGCCTATATCTCCTATGTGAACAATGATCATGACAGGAAGTTTGTCAACTTTATTCTCAAACCTCACCTGGAGAATAAAAATGCGCACAAGCTGCACCTTAATGACAACGATATCCTACCTGGCTCAG AACCTTCTGCAGAGCTGCTAATGAACATTAGTCGCTCTCGGCGTCTGATCGTGCTGCTCTCTTATGCTTACCTTGAGCAGGACTGGTGTTCCAATAACTTCAG acaGGGCCTTCTGCACTTGTTGGAGTTGTGTCAGCACGAGCGGCCCATCCTCATCATGTTGGAAGGTCAGTCCAAACGCATGAGCCCTGAGATCAAGCAGCTGCTCAGTGAGCACCAGCACCGTCTCACCATACTCACCTGGAGGCACAATTCTGTG ACTCCTTCCTCAGTCTTTTGGAAGGAGCTGGCTTTAGCGATGCCTCGCAGAGTCGTCTACCGCAGTGAGTCAGCGGGTGACCCTCAGACTCTGCTACAAGATGACAAGGACCCCATGCTGACCCTCGACTCCAACTACCTGGACTGCCGCTCAGACACTGACCCTGCTGGAGATCTGG gGCTCCGCCTCCCTGTGTACAAGGCTCTGGCCTTTAAAGCTCCAGTCCTCCCTGCTGCTCCCATCACTGTAGCTGAGCCCAAATCCTCTGAAATCGACGTGTCGGATCTGGGACTACGCAACTATGGAGCCCGCTCAGACTTCTACTGCCTGGTCACTGAGGAGGACATTTGA